One Kallotenue papyrolyticum genomic window carries:
- a CDS encoding thiolase family protein — translation MRDAVIVAALRTPIGKRGGALREVHPVELLGGLLVTLIERTGIDPAQVDDVIIGCVDQVGEQAANIARNAWLAAGLPESVPATTIDRQCGSSLQAIHFAAQGVIAGAYDLVIAGGVESMTRVPILCTVQNGPGTPLSEGLRRRYGLERGWFDQALAAELVARRWALSRAALDAYGLESHRRAAAAQRDGRFANEIVPVRLPDGRCVSADEGVRHDTSPEKMAALPPAFAHLELITAGNASQISDGASAVLIASVERARALGLRPRARFVSFALAGVDPVTMLTGPIPATQCALQRAGLPLESIDLCEVNEAFASVVLAWQRALGADPARVNVNGGAIALGHPLGASGARIMTTLLHELERRGGRYGLATICEGGGMANATIIERIAADA, via the coding sequence ATGCGCGACGCGGTGATTGTTGCGGCGCTGCGCACGCCGATCGGCAAACGCGGCGGCGCGCTGCGCGAAGTTCATCCCGTCGAGCTGCTGGGCGGACTGTTGGTGACGCTGATCGAGCGCACGGGCATCGATCCGGCCCAGGTCGATGACGTGATCATCGGCTGTGTCGATCAGGTGGGCGAGCAAGCGGCCAACATCGCGCGCAACGCCTGGCTGGCCGCCGGGCTGCCCGAAAGCGTGCCGGCCACGACCATCGACCGGCAGTGCGGGTCGAGCCTGCAGGCGATCCACTTCGCGGCGCAGGGTGTGATCGCCGGCGCCTACGACCTGGTGATCGCCGGTGGCGTCGAGTCGATGACGCGCGTGCCGATCCTGTGTACGGTGCAGAACGGTCCCGGCACGCCGTTGAGCGAGGGGCTGCGTCGACGCTACGGCCTGGAGCGCGGCTGGTTCGACCAGGCGCTGGCGGCGGAGCTGGTGGCGCGGCGCTGGGCGCTGAGTCGCGCCGCGCTGGATGCCTACGGCCTGGAAAGTCATCGCCGCGCTGCCGCCGCCCAGCGCGATGGCCGTTTTGCGAACGAGATCGTGCCGGTGCGCCTGCCGGATGGCCGCTGCGTCAGCGCCGACGAGGGCGTGCGCCACGATACCTCGCCGGAGAAGATGGCGGCTCTGCCGCCGGCCTTTGCCCATCTGGAGCTGATCACCGCCGGCAACGCCAGCCAGATCTCGGATGGCGCCAGTGCGGTGCTGATCGCCAGCGTCGAGCGGGCGCGGGCCCTGGGGCTACGTCCTCGTGCGCGCTTCGTCAGCTTCGCGCTGGCCGGCGTCGATCCGGTCACGATGCTGACCGGCCCAATCCCTGCGACCCAATGCGCGCTGCAACGCGCCGGCTTGCCACTGGAGTCGATCGACCTCTGCGAGGTCAACGAGGCCTTTGCTTCGGTGGTGTTGGCCTGGCAGCGCGCGCTGGGCGCTGACCCGGCGCGCGTCAACGTCAACGGCGGCGCGATTGCGCTGGGTCACCCCCTGGGCGCGTCCGGCGCGCGGATCATGACCACGCTGCTGCATGAGCTGGAGCGGCGCGGCGGGCGCTACGGCCTGGCGACGATCTGCGAGGGCGGCGGCATGGCCAACGCGACGATTATCGAACGCATCGCGGCGGATGCTTAG